From a single Sinomonas atrocyanea genomic region:
- a CDS encoding AAA family ATPase, translating to MNASRGSRGDHRDYSMAPDGLAPTQQAVISATAEALHRGVPGAVIVSGEPGTGKTHLIKTVTAQLRDDVRFVAITPGESLRHIPYGALLQCLRHLTPEEAQDRVGILRALWAELHGAEPHDGGGPERPIVIVLDDAHHLDDDSAGVLAEAVASSWVRVLATASSSAGLPGDLLDLWRDGLAERFDLGPLSLEESREAAGKRLGGRLSITAAAVLHALSAGNPLHLVRLTEEATAAGTLVQRRGIWLLTGDFASRGQALGAPVRSAMESLAAAEREALTLIALTEPLPRAAARTLIERAVFDRLTDAGWLADAGHASVRLRYPLVADAIRAMTTSTRRLHLLRRATAVGGDELRQPSNELRLFELALETGTIPPFHELARGAAHAVSRFRNDLGLRAAALVDGEAERSLMRAIPARAHLNLGDPAAALADLSRGPVDPNDLDDVLAGTLIGFAARAARGETSAMDDDAARLERAAEAIERGTPTGDIVFGPGPRSVVMRRARLLRALAADERGDIAAVEAAVVDERRAVHATPPAPIEQALWTLLEGSVLLAQGQYATSARMAGSVLAQIEIDDEHFPLEEYGLVRYLSALVLGGDWASVVKVSEGYTGVRSRPIVAFGPGLYCARAFALLHSDRGEEAVPILGDVVENLELMDPLRLLAVAASFAAWAAAAAGDEEGAREYLARAEGCAEVGSAAMRELAAMHRAGAAEILEPGAGLAALAEIAERNRAAGRPGWELIAWVLYLELGGRDEAGRAAEVAAAAEGSWAKGWGAWARAEAEEHGDAYLAAADHFRALGLNRRARGAYARAAACFDAAGDRIAARRAGAAARACEGLPGAGEAGEAEEAVLASLRLSPREQDVVDLAVEGLSDRQIADRLHLSVRTVEGHLHRSYAKLGIRSREDLRAAVED from the coding sequence ATGAATGCCTCGCGGGGATCACGGGGAGACCACCGCGACTACTCCATGGCCCCCGACGGACTGGCCCCGACCCAGCAGGCGGTCATCTCCGCCACCGCCGAGGCGCTGCACCGCGGGGTCCCCGGCGCGGTCATCGTCTCGGGGGAGCCCGGGACGGGCAAGACCCACCTCATCAAGACGGTGACGGCCCAGCTCCGCGACGACGTCCGGTTCGTGGCCATCACGCCCGGAGAGAGCCTGCGGCACATCCCCTACGGAGCGCTGCTGCAGTGCCTGCGACATCTCACCCCGGAGGAGGCCCAGGACCGCGTCGGCATCCTGCGTGCCCTCTGGGCTGAGCTGCACGGCGCCGAGCCCCACGACGGCGGTGGACCCGAGCGGCCGATCGTGATCGTGCTGGACGACGCCCACCACCTCGACGACGACTCGGCCGGTGTCCTCGCCGAGGCCGTCGCCTCGTCATGGGTCAGGGTGCTCGCCACGGCGTCCAGCTCGGCGGGGCTCCCAGGGGACCTCCTGGACCTGTGGCGGGACGGCCTCGCGGAACGGTTCGACCTCGGCCCCCTGTCCCTCGAGGAGAGCCGGGAGGCGGCCGGGAAACGGCTCGGCGGCCGGCTCTCGATCACCGCCGCCGCGGTCCTGCACGCCCTGAGCGCGGGCAACCCGCTGCACCTCGTGCGGCTGACGGAAGAGGCCACCGCGGCCGGAACGCTCGTGCAGCGGCGCGGGATCTGGCTCCTCACCGGGGACTTCGCCAGCCGGGGCCAGGCGCTCGGCGCCCCCGTGCGCAGCGCGATGGAGTCCCTCGCCGCGGCCGAGCGGGAGGCCCTCACGCTGATCGCCCTGACCGAACCGCTGCCCCGCGCGGCCGCCCGGACCCTCATCGAGCGGGCCGTGTTCGACAGGCTCACCGACGCCGGGTGGCTGGCCGACGCGGGCCACGCGAGCGTCCGGCTCCGCTACCCCCTCGTGGCGGACGCCATCCGGGCCATGACGACCTCCACCCGCCGGCTGCACCTCCTGCGCCGGGCCACCGCTGTGGGCGGCGACGAACTGCGCCAGCCCTCGAACGAGCTGAGGCTGTTCGAGCTCGCCCTCGAAACGGGCACCATCCCGCCGTTCCACGAGCTCGCGCGGGGAGCAGCCCACGCGGTCTCGCGCTTCCGCAACGATCTGGGCCTCAGGGCCGCGGCCCTCGTCGACGGGGAGGCCGAGCGTTCGCTCATGCGGGCCATCCCGGCGCGCGCCCACCTCAACCTCGGCGACCCGGCCGCGGCCCTGGCCGACCTGTCCCGCGGCCCCGTGGACCCGAACGACCTCGATGACGTCCTCGCCGGCACCCTCATCGGCTTCGCGGCCCGGGCCGCCCGGGGCGAGACCTCGGCGATGGACGACGACGCCGCGCGGCTCGAGCGGGCGGCCGAGGCGATCGAGCGGGGCACGCCCACGGGCGACATCGTCTTCGGCCCCGGTCCCCGCAGCGTCGTCATGCGCAGGGCCAGGCTCCTGCGGGCCCTGGCCGCCGATGAGCGCGGGGACATCGCCGCGGTCGAGGCGGCCGTCGTCGACGAGCGCCGCGCGGTGCACGCCACGCCCCCGGCCCCGATCGAGCAGGCGCTGTGGACGCTGCTCGAGGGATCCGTGCTGCTCGCCCAGGGCCAGTACGCCACCTCGGCCCGCATGGCCGGCTCCGTCCTGGCCCAGATCGAGATCGACGACGAGCACTTCCCCCTCGAGGAGTACGGCCTCGTCCGGTACCTCTCTGCTCTCGTCCTCGGCGGCGACTGGGCGTCCGTCGTGAAGGTGTCCGAGGGCTACACCGGTGTCCGCTCCCGCCCCATCGTCGCCTTCGGCCCAGGGCTCTACTGCGCCCGGGCGTTCGCGCTCCTGCACAGCGACCGCGGCGAGGAGGCCGTGCCGATCCTCGGCGACGTCGTCGAGAACCTCGAGCTCATGGACCCCCTCCGCCTCCTCGCCGTCGCGGCCTCCTTCGCCGCGTGGGCGGCCGCAGCGGCCGGGGACGAGGAGGGCGCGCGCGAGTACCTCGCCCGGGCCGAGGGCTGCGCCGAGGTGGGCAGCGCGGCGATGCGCGAGCTCGCCGCGATGCACCGCGCGGGCGCGGCCGAGATCCTCGAGCCCGGCGCCGGCCTGGCGGCACTTGCCGAGATCGCCGAGCGCAACCGCGCCGCGGGCCGGCCCGGCTGGGAGCTCATCGCGTGGGTGCTCTACCTCGAGCTCGGGGGCAGGGACGAGGCCGGCCGGGCCGCGGAGGTCGCGGCGGCCGCAGAAGGATCGTGGGCCAAAGGCTGGGGCGCCTGGGCGCGCGCAGAGGCGGAGGAGCACGGCGACGCCTACCTGGCGGCTGCCGACCACTTCCGCGCGCTCGGGCTCAACCGGCGCGCGCGGGGTGCCTACGCGCGCGCGGCGGCCTGCTTCGACGCCGCCGGGGACAGGATCGCCGCGCGCCGCGCCGGTGCCGCCGCGCGGGCCTGCGAAGGCCTGCCCGGGGCCGGAGAGGCGGGCGAGGCGGAGGAAGCCGTCCTCGCCTCGCTGCGGCTGAGCCCACGCGAGCAGGACGTCGTGGACCTCGCCGTCGAGGGCCTCAGCGACCGCCAGATCGCCGACCGGCTGCACCTGTCGGTCCGCACCGTCGAGGGCCACCTGCACCGCAGCTACGCCAAGCTCGGCATCCGCAGCCGCGAGGACCTGCGCGCCGCCGTCGAAGACTGA
- a CDS encoding aminotransferase class V-fold PLP-dependent enzyme produces MALVKTPSTLLPAQPALDDAEVSRIRADFPVLATTVHGHPLVYLDSGATSQHPRSVLEAEQEFYEQRNAAVHRGAHELAVRATDAYEDARVAVARFVGASPDELVWTSNATEAINLVAYALGTATLWAERGRGGEDLRALAVGPGDEIVVTELEHHANLIPWQELAFRTGATLRWIPVDDAGKLRMDEAERIIGPRTRVLAFSHASNVLGSVAPVEELVALARRTGALTVLDACQSAPHLPLDLAALGVDFAAFSGHKMLAPTGIGALYGRRELLDALPPFLVGGSMITTVTMERAEYLPAPQRFEAGTQRISQTVAFAAAVDYLGHVGMDRIHAREAELGGRLAEGVAALEGVRLLGPAPGEQWHGSERIALAAFDVEGVHAHDVGQYLDSAGIAVRVGHHCAQPLHRRLGLTASTRASAYLYTTSDEVEAFLAALSEVRSYFGVAR; encoded by the coding sequence GTGGCCCTGGTCAAGACGCCGTCGACCCTCCTGCCTGCCCAGCCGGCGCTGGACGATGCCGAAGTCTCCCGCATCCGCGCCGATTTCCCGGTGCTCGCGACGACGGTCCACGGCCATCCGCTGGTGTACCTCGACTCGGGCGCGACGAGCCAGCACCCCCGCAGCGTCCTCGAGGCCGAGCAGGAGTTCTACGAGCAGCGCAATGCGGCCGTGCACCGGGGGGCCCACGAACTCGCCGTCCGGGCCACCGATGCCTACGAGGACGCCCGCGTGGCCGTCGCCCGGTTCGTGGGCGCCTCGCCCGACGAGCTCGTGTGGACCTCCAACGCGACCGAGGCCATCAACCTCGTCGCCTACGCGCTCGGCACCGCGACGCTGTGGGCGGAACGGGGGCGAGGGGGAGAAGACCTGCGTGCCCTCGCCGTGGGGCCCGGCGACGAGATCGTGGTCACGGAGCTCGAGCACCATGCCAACCTGATCCCGTGGCAGGAACTCGCCTTCCGCACCGGGGCGACCCTGCGGTGGATCCCCGTCGACGACGCGGGGAAGCTGCGCATGGACGAGGCCGAGCGGATCATCGGCCCGCGCACCAGAGTCCTCGCGTTCTCGCACGCCTCCAACGTGCTGGGCTCCGTGGCGCCCGTCGAGGAGCTCGTGGCGCTCGCCCGCCGCACGGGCGCGCTCACCGTGCTCGACGCCTGCCAGTCCGCGCCGCACCTGCCCCTGGACCTCGCGGCCCTGGGAGTCGACTTCGCGGCCTTCTCCGGGCACAAGATGCTCGCGCCCACGGGGATCGGCGCGCTGTACGGGCGCCGCGAGCTGCTCGATGCCCTCCCGCCGTTCCTCGTGGGCGGGTCCATGATCACCACCGTGACGATGGAACGTGCCGAGTACCTGCCCGCACCCCAGCGCTTCGAGGCCGGGACCCAGCGCATCTCCCAGACCGTGGCCTTCGCGGCCGCGGTGGACTACCTGGGCCACGTGGGCATGGACAGGATCCATGCCCGCGAGGCGGAGCTCGGCGGCCGCCTCGCGGAGGGCGTCGCCGCGCTGGAGGGGGTGCGCCTCCTCGGGCCGGCCCCCGGCGAGCAGTGGCACGGCTCCGAACGGATCGCGCTGGCCGCGTTCGACGTCGAGGGCGTCCACGCCCACGACGTCGGCCAGTACCTCGACAGCGCGGGCATCGCCGTGCGGGTGGGCCACCACTGCGCGCAGCCGCTCCACCGGCGCCTGGGGCTGACCGCCTCCACGCGGGCGAGCGCCTACCTCTACACCACGAGCGACGAGGTCGAGGCCTTCCTCGCTGCGCTCTCCGAGGTCCGCAGCTACTTCGGGGTGGCGCGATGA
- a CDS encoding helix-turn-helix transcriptional regulator: protein MGNNIPSLVEAGGAAGAPAPPTERQADRRHWATLVRQPELDTAVGALTQDSSLGVVITGAPGVGKSFLAGAVLSALGPNVHTMRLRASSGPSGPGAPPSTCLGPLLARLPKSAPSSGTGLLLALERMLADDAAGRDVVLTLDLVGPLAEDSVAVLMHLVLSRAARLLAIAPAVADLPPDLARLVRGGRIREIALGRIGVPETRRLVAAIVGGRVASSTIGEVHYACGGNPAEVYGIVHRERARGNLHERGGVWTLDRSVRPEPVRGADDLIRARWARESQDVREVIEQLAVARRVPITALAGLFGSEVLVDMEDRGLIAVDASQHRCAYLREPRMAELVRARLGPDRHRELASLMSLGGASEESGLDHEELISYVEWTLEVGSTPDPGLVLQSAAAAVELSEPDRALALLDRLPGLEGPLAFEAALRRAAALARLERRDEALSVLEAVPADVLGSLEAVDAARHAAAMSELRCWLSGAGDALEPLRAAWDRLAVRAEESGPDRAAAEVLDLAEFRAHAFTGDFMPILARLEAASRDADSSEGFRRGCSLVLAHAWAACGREADAAALLASIEFSAPRRTDEGEFMASAFSVWTAIGDWKRCVDLFEGYMDKGGRRLTLRGGIAELYLALAHLAAGHGSAALGPVLSAAAQLEEFPALNALRAAYAAAALAYAQIGDSGEAERFLALAAKARGPMFWQLAMCADQCEGAARTWLGQGDGPAAMLARAARDEAAGRTSAAGSAVFEASLVGGEREFLWIERLAHHRQGPLAHLCAAVASATRRRDVTGLLTAAEQAYELRLDAVEARCAALALDFARGEGNSVAAGLAQTRLDRLARVLPVLPLVPQTPAPMLTERERQIAVLAASGSSNRDIADELGVSVRTVEGHLYQVFMKLGVSSRAGLAGLV, encoded by the coding sequence ATGGGCAACAACATACCGAGCCTGGTGGAGGCGGGCGGCGCAGCCGGCGCGCCTGCGCCGCCCACGGAGCGGCAGGCGGACAGGCGGCACTGGGCCACGCTCGTGCGCCAGCCCGAGCTGGACACAGCGGTCGGGGCGCTCACCCAGGACTCCAGCCTCGGCGTGGTGATCACTGGAGCCCCCGGAGTGGGGAAGTCCTTCCTCGCAGGCGCCGTGCTCTCCGCCCTCGGACCCAACGTGCACACCATGCGGCTGCGTGCCTCGTCCGGCCCGTCCGGGCCCGGGGCGCCCCCCTCCACCTGCCTCGGTCCGCTCCTCGCCCGGCTCCCCAAGTCCGCCCCGTCCTCGGGCACCGGCCTGCTCCTGGCCCTTGAGCGCATGCTCGCCGACGACGCGGCGGGCCGCGACGTCGTGCTCACCCTCGACCTCGTGGGGCCGCTCGCGGAGGACAGCGTGGCCGTGCTCATGCACCTCGTCCTCAGCCGCGCGGCGCGGCTGCTGGCGATCGCGCCCGCCGTCGCAGATCTCCCCCCGGACCTCGCCCGCCTCGTCCGCGGCGGACGCATCAGGGAGATCGCGCTCGGCCGGATCGGCGTGCCCGAGACGCGCAGGCTCGTGGCCGCGATCGTGGGCGGCAGGGTGGCGTCGTCGACCATCGGCGAGGTGCACTACGCCTGCGGGGGCAATCCCGCCGAGGTGTACGGGATCGTCCACCGCGAGCGCGCCCGCGGGAACCTGCACGAGCGGGGCGGGGTGTGGACCCTCGACCGCTCGGTCCGGCCGGAGCCGGTAAGGGGCGCGGACGACCTCATCCGCGCGCGCTGGGCCCGGGAGTCCCAGGATGTCAGGGAGGTCATCGAGCAGCTCGCAGTGGCCCGCAGGGTGCCGATCACGGCCCTCGCGGGCCTTTTTGGTTCTGAGGTCCTCGTCGACATGGAGGACCGCGGCCTCATCGCGGTCGACGCGAGCCAGCACCGCTGCGCCTACCTCCGCGAGCCGCGGATGGCCGAGCTCGTCCGGGCCAGGCTCGGGCCGGACCGCCACCGCGAGCTCGCCTCGCTCATGTCCCTCGGCGGCGCGTCGGAGGAGAGCGGCCTGGACCACGAGGAGCTCATCTCCTACGTCGAGTGGACGCTCGAGGTCGGCAGCACGCCGGATCCCGGCCTCGTGCTGCAGTCCGCCGCGGCGGCGGTCGAGCTGTCCGAGCCGGACCGGGCGCTCGCCCTGCTCGACCGGCTGCCGGGGCTCGAGGGGCCGCTGGCCTTCGAGGCTGCCCTCCGCCGTGCGGCGGCCCTCGCGAGGCTCGAGCGCCGGGACGAAGCGCTCTCCGTCCTCGAGGCTGTGCCCGCGGACGTCCTCGGCTCGCTCGAGGCAGTGGATGCCGCGCGGCATGCGGCGGCGATGTCGGAGCTGCGCTGCTGGCTCTCCGGCGCAGGGGATGCGCTGGAGCCGCTGCGCGCGGCATGGGACCGGCTGGCCGTGCGCGCGGAGGAATCCGGGCCGGACCGCGCGGCCGCCGAGGTGCTCGACCTCGCAGAGTTCAGAGCGCACGCGTTCACCGGTGACTTCATGCCCATCCTGGCCCGCCTCGAGGCCGCGTCGCGGGACGCGGACTCGAGCGAGGGCTTCCGGCGCGGCTGCTCCCTCGTGCTGGCGCATGCCTGGGCCGCCTGCGGGCGCGAGGCGGACGCCGCGGCGCTGCTGGCCTCGATCGAGTTCTCGGCGCCGCGGCGCACGGACGAGGGCGAGTTCATGGCGTCCGCGTTCTCCGTCTGGACTGCCATCGGGGACTGGAAGCGGTGCGTCGACCTGTTCGAGGGGTACATGGACAAGGGCGGGCGCCGGCTCACCCTGCGCGGCGGGATCGCCGAGCTGTACCTCGCCCTCGCGCACCTGGCGGCAGGGCACGGCTCGGCGGCACTCGGCCCCGTCCTCAGTGCGGCCGCGCAGCTCGAGGAGTTCCCGGCGCTCAACGCCCTCCGCGCCGCCTATGCCGCCGCCGCCCTCGCGTACGCCCAGATCGGCGACTCGGGCGAGGCCGAGCGGTTCCTCGCCCTCGCAGCCAAGGCCCGGGGGCCGATGTTCTGGCAGCTCGCCATGTGCGCCGACCAGTGCGAGGGTGCTGCCCGCACTTGGCTCGGCCAGGGCGACGGGCCCGCGGCGATGCTCGCCCGTGCGGCCCGGGACGAGGCTGCGGGGCGCACGAGCGCCGCGGGCAGCGCGGTCTTCGAGGCGAGCCTGGTCGGCGGCGAGCGGGAGTTCCTGTGGATCGAGCGGCTCGCGCACCACCGCCAGGGCCCCCTCGCCCACCTCTGCGCCGCCGTGGCCTCCGCGACGCGCCGGAGGGACGTCACCGGGCTCCTCACGGCCGCCGAGCAGGCCTACGAGCTCCGCCTGGACGCCGTCGAGGCCCGGTGTGCGGCCCTCGCCCTCGACTTCGCCCGGGGCGAGGGCAACTCGGTGGCGGCCGGCCTCGCCCAGACCCGGCTGGACCGGCTCGCGCGGGTGCTCCCGGTGCTGCCGCTCGTCCCCCAGACGCCCGCCCCGATGCTCACCGAGCGCGAGCGCCAGATCGCCGTCCTCGCGGCCTCCGGCTCCTCCAACCGGGACATCGCCGACGAGCTCGGTGTCTCCGTCCGCACGGTGGAGGGCCATCTGTACCAGGTGTTCATGAAGCTGGGGGTGAGCTCCCGTGCCGGACTGGCTGGCCTTGTCTGA
- a CDS encoding helix-turn-helix transcriptional regulator: MSPGPPHRPPPRGSRADTERVVELLTRPATAAVLVLGEMGMGKSALLDRVAAALGERLEVLRLHGSPALAKVPYSVLAPFLGNAHPAESGSRVEVLRAFWRAVEARRQKAAADLLLVIDDAHELDPASSEVVAELVSARWAKAALAAPSGAALPRPLMELWLDDGVERVDLAPLAVDEVRRYLEAKLGGPVLPTVPLLFWRESGGNPLLLARLVEEARKAGTLRRHGQTWLVTGELPHRGEGLLALVRAQLGRLGPDEREALTLIVVAEPAPFELVERECGAEAVRRLAAMRLVRPAEGPDGVLRLRHAVYGDALLPLIPLTASLSLRERTAGHLARQASTADGLVRAVTWALDCGVPVEDEALLRAARLSLRRLGNTLAVEAASAVRLSASRDAAREVLGQVAYSRGRYAEAVALLRPTASERGVLRPGLAGALVWLAARGALGHPVVAVRDDVERLPGAGEGGLRDLLGLAAACAAGDRDAVASGLGRWRAGPGRDAVARQGWAAEAVAGAVEAELLVAAGRPVGAAPPLRAALERATEDADAAPFLQAFAAIRLVLAGLAAGEWDAAEDDLQRFLISTTAGLVAEGAAAQTARGVALTRCGRFREAWDALAPALDALQGRGPGHLLPFTAALAAYAGARAGERGPARALLAQFRVGQSGPAPSDPGPSDPAQSEDAPAPSIALLQPLAALFSAAAGHALDAGPGSSGAAATASGDSLEAAVNAAAGEGRLDVALQGELLCFEAGRRDRLGRLLEVARSTEGRWAEAAALLASAFAERSPAGLLQAGERLSGEGWTAYAGDCFAEASRGFDRALQRSEARAAWAKKSACDALLGDGAPRPSAGAALLTPREREVVAFAAAGLSDREIAERLTVSVRTVEGHLYRAYAKLAVTSREQLGSALGTSGTATGP; encoded by the coding sequence GTGAGCCCCGGGCCTCCACACCGTCCGCCGCCGCGGGGGTCGCGCGCGGACACGGAGCGCGTCGTCGAGCTCCTCACCCGGCCGGCCACGGCCGCCGTGCTGGTCCTGGGCGAGATGGGCATGGGCAAGTCCGCCCTGCTCGACCGAGTGGCGGCCGCGCTCGGCGAACGGCTGGAAGTCCTCCGCCTCCATGGCAGCCCGGCACTCGCGAAGGTCCCGTACAGCGTCCTCGCACCCTTCCTCGGAAACGCGCACCCGGCCGAGTCCGGCTCACGGGTCGAGGTCCTGCGGGCCTTCTGGCGGGCCGTGGAGGCACGGCGGCAGAAGGCGGCGGCGGACCTGCTCCTCGTCATCGACGACGCGCACGAGCTGGATCCTGCCTCGAGCGAGGTCGTCGCGGAGCTCGTCTCGGCCCGATGGGCCAAGGCCGCCCTGGCCGCGCCCAGCGGAGCAGCCCTGCCCAGGCCGCTGATGGAACTGTGGCTCGACGACGGCGTCGAACGGGTCGACCTCGCACCCCTCGCCGTCGACGAGGTGCGCCGCTACCTCGAGGCGAAGCTCGGCGGCCCCGTGCTGCCCACCGTCCCGCTGCTGTTCTGGCGGGAGTCCGGGGGCAACCCCCTCCTGCTCGCGCGCCTCGTCGAGGAGGCCCGGAAGGCGGGAACGCTGCGCCGGCACGGGCAGACCTGGCTCGTCACCGGCGAGCTTCCGCACCGAGGAGAGGGCCTCCTCGCCCTGGTCCGGGCACAGCTCGGCCGGCTCGGGCCCGACGAGCGGGAGGCACTGACGCTCATCGTCGTCGCCGAGCCGGCCCCCTTCGAGCTCGTGGAACGGGAATGCGGCGCCGAGGCGGTCAGGCGGCTTGCCGCCATGAGGCTGGTGCGCCCGGCCGAGGGCCCCGACGGCGTGCTCCGGCTCCGGCACGCGGTGTACGGCGACGCGCTGCTGCCCCTGATTCCGCTCACCGCCTCGCTGTCGCTGCGGGAGCGGACCGCAGGCCACCTCGCGCGGCAGGCGTCCACAGCGGACGGCCTCGTCCGCGCCGTGACCTGGGCGCTCGACTGCGGGGTCCCGGTCGAGGACGAGGCCCTCCTGCGAGCCGCCCGCCTCTCCCTGCGGCGGCTCGGGAACACCCTCGCCGTGGAGGCGGCCAGCGCCGTCCGGCTGTCGGCATCGCGCGATGCGGCCCGGGAGGTGCTCGGGCAGGTCGCGTACAGCCGCGGCCGGTACGCCGAGGCGGTCGCCCTTCTCCGCCCGACTGCTTCGGAGCGCGGCGTCCTGCGCCCGGGGCTGGCCGGAGCCCTCGTGTGGCTCGCAGCGCGCGGGGCCCTCGGCCACCCGGTGGTGGCGGTCCGCGACGACGTCGAACGGCTCCCCGGAGCGGGAGAAGGAGGCCTGCGCGATCTGCTGGGCCTGGCCGCAGCCTGCGCAGCGGGGGACCGGGACGCAGTGGCGTCGGGGCTGGGCCGCTGGCGCGCCGGGCCCGGGCGGGACGCCGTGGCCCGGCAGGGGTGGGCAGCCGAGGCCGTGGCCGGCGCGGTCGAGGCCGAGCTCCTGGTCGCAGCCGGCAGGCCGGTCGGGGCGGCGCCGCCGCTGCGCGCCGCGCTCGAGCGCGCCACCGAGGACGCCGATGCGGCGCCCTTCCTGCAGGCCTTCGCGGCGATCCGCCTGGTCCTGGCCGGCCTCGCGGCAGGGGAGTGGGACGCCGCGGAGGACGACCTGCAGCGTTTCCTCATCTCCACCACCGCGGGCCTGGTCGCGGAGGGCGCGGCAGCGCAGACGGCCCGCGGAGTGGCCCTCACCCGGTGTGGGCGCTTCCGCGAGGCCTGGGACGCGCTGGCTCCGGCCCTGGACGCCCTCCAGGGCCGCGGCCCCGGGCACCTTCTCCCCTTCACCGCCGCGCTCGCGGCATATGCGGGGGCGCGTGCGGGGGAGCGCGGCCCGGCCCGTGCCCTTCTGGCCCAGTTCCGCGTGGGCCAGTCCGGCCCGGCCCCGTCCGACCCGGGCCCGTCCGACCCGGCCCAGTCCGAGGATGCGCCGGCCCCCTCGATCGCGCTGCTGCAGCCCCTGGCGGCCCTCTTCAGCGCCGCCGCCGGCCACGCGCTCGACGCTGGCCCGGGGTCCTCAGGCGCGGCAGCCACCGCCTCGGGAGACAGCCTCGAGGCCGCGGTCAACGCGGCCGCAGGGGAGGGCCGGCTCGACGTGGCGCTGCAGGGCGAGCTCCTCTGCTTCGAGGCAGGCCGCCGGGACCGGCTCGGGCGCCTGCTCGAGGTGGCCCGCAGCACGGAAGGCCGGTGGGCCGAAGCGGCCGCCCTCCTCGCCTCCGCGTTCGCCGAGCGCAGCCCCGCCGGGCTCCTGCAGGCGGGGGAGCGGCTCTCGGGCGAAGGCTGGACCGCCTATGCGGGGGACTGCTTCGCCGAGGCGTCCCGCGGCTTCGACCGCGCACTCCAGCGCTCCGAGGCCCGCGCCGCCTGGGCGAAGAAGTCCGCATGCGACGCGCTCCTCGGCGACGGGGCCCCCCGCCCGTCCGCCGGCGCGGCCCTCCTGACCCCGCGGGAGCGCGAGGTCGTCGCCTTCGCCGCGGCAGGACTCAGCGACCGCGAGATCGCCGAACGGCTCACCGTCTCGGTCCGCACCGTCGAGGGGCACCTCTACCGCGCCTACGCCAAGCTGGCCGTCACGAGCCGGGAGCAGCTCGGCTCCGCGCTCGGAACCAGTGGCACGGCGACTGGCCCCTAG
- the sufU gene encoding Fe-S cluster assembly sulfur transfer protein SufU — MSLDSLYQQIILEHAKARHGGGLEGQPGPREAQSHQLNPVCGDEVTVRVRVDDGVVRSLRWDGAGCSISMASASVLHDEAEGLTVAEFGELVEAFRAMLRSRGTVAADPEVLGDAAAFEGVSRYAARVKCAMIAWVAAEDAARQAAAGTAP, encoded by the coding sequence ATGAGCCTGGATTCCCTCTACCAGCAGATCATCCTCGAGCACGCGAAGGCCCGCCACGGCGGCGGGCTCGAGGGCCAGCCGGGGCCCCGCGAGGCCCAGTCCCACCAGCTCAACCCGGTCTGCGGCGACGAGGTGACGGTCAGGGTGCGGGTGGACGACGGCGTGGTCCGCTCGCTGCGGTGGGACGGGGCCGGGTGCTCGATCTCCATGGCCTCGGCCTCGGTGCTCCACGACGAGGCCGAGGGCCTCACCGTCGCCGAGTTCGGCGAGCTCGTGGAGGCCTTCCGCGCCATGCTCCGCTCGCGGGGCACGGTGGCCGCAGACCCCGAGGTGCTCGGGGACGCCGCGGCCTTCGAGGGCGTCTCCCGCTACGCCGCCCGCGTCAAGTGCGCCATGATCGCCTGGGTCGCCGCGGAGGACGCCGCGCGGCAGGCCGCCGCCGGGACGGCTCCGTAA